In Candidatus Eisenbacteria bacterium, the sequence AGACGCCGATCGCCCGTTCCCGGCTCATGCGCGGGCCCCCTTATGCCGGGGCGCCGGTGCATCGTCGAGCCAGGTCCGGACGATCTCCCAGAAGCGCTCGCGGCCGTCGCCCGTTCGCGACGAGAAGGCGATCACGGGGACGGCGCGCCCGGCCGTGCCCTGGAGCTTGCGGATCGCCGTCGTCGCAGCACCGCGCCGAAGCTTGTCGGCCTTGGTCGCCACCAGCGCCGCCGGGCGCCCGACGTCGGCCAGGAACGCCAGCAGCTCGATCTCCTCGCTCTCGAGACCGCGCCGGAGATCCACGATGACGATCACCCCGCACAGGGTCTCGCGCTCGCGCAGGTAGCGTTCCACGAGCGGTCCCCACGCACGGCGCTCGGCCTCGGGGCCGACGGCGAAGCCGTAGCCCGGCAGGTCGACCAGCCGGAAGCGCTCGTTCACGAGGAAGAAGTTGATCTGGCGTGTTCGTCCGGGCGTGCTCGAGGTCCGCGCGAGGCCGCGCCGGCCGAGCACGGCGTTCAGCAGCGAGGATTTGCCGACGTTCGATCTGCCGGCGATCGCGATCTCGGGCGGTCCGGCCGCGGGACCGGTGCCGGGGCGCGCGGCCGCGCCCTCGAAGCGCGCCGCGGTGATGCGCACGACCCGTCCCGGGCGCCGGCGATCAGCTCGCCGGCTTCTCGTCGAGCCCGAGGCCGCGGCGTACGACCTTCATCTGGATCGAGAAGGTCTCGCAGAGCGCCTGCTTCTGGAGCGTGTCGAGGATGAGCGGCGACTTGTCCTTGCTCTTCTGGTTCAGCTTCACCACCGTGCCCTTGCCGTCGGCCGACGGCTCGAACTTGTAGTCGGCGGTGATGTCGGCGAGCTTGAAGTCGATCGACTTGGTCGTGAAGCGCTTGTCCTGCGGGTAGTACGTGTACTCGGTGCGGATGTTCTGCACCTTGAAGCCCGGCGGCAGGATGTCGAGGCGCGCGACGATGTCCACCGTCTTCGTGTTGCCGTCCTCCTTCAGGATCTCGGTCTTGAGGAGGTTCTCGGGCACCAGGTCGTGCCCGTTCTCGGGATGCGTGGCGGCCTCGAGCACCTTGTCGACCGGCGCTTCGATGTTGGACGTGATGACCACGTCCCAGGTGTCGCCGTTCTTCACGACGCTGGACGTCGCGATCTCCTTGGCGGGTGGACAGCTCGGCTCGCCCTTGCCTCCGCAGCCTGCGGCCGCGAGCGCGGCGCCCAACAGCACGACGACGATGGTTCGCATGGTCGGGCTCCATAGCCCAAGCCCTTCCCAGCGTCTAGGCGTCGAGCCCGACCAGGATGCGCACGATCGTGTGGATGATCCGCAGCGTGTCGACGAGCGGCCGAAAATGGCTGACGCGCTCCGCGATCGGCGGATAGTGGACGCGCACGGGCACCCCGACGAGCGTCATCCGCCGGCGCGCCGCCCGGAACAGGACCTCGGTTTCGA encodes:
- the yihA gene encoding ribosome biogenesis GTP-binding protein YihA/YsxC yields the protein MRITAARFEGAAARPGTGPAAGPPEIAIAGRSNVGKSSLLNAVLGRRGLARTSSTPGRTRQINFFLVNERFRLVDLPGYGFAVGPEAERRAWGPLVERYLRERETLCGVIVIVDLRRGLESEEIELLAFLADVGRPAALVATKADKLRRGAATTAIRKLQGTAGRAVPVIAFSSRTGDGRERFWEIVRTWLDDAPAPRHKGARA
- a CDS encoding SRPBCC family protein; the protein is MRTIVVVLLGAALAAAGCGGKGEPSCPPAKEIATSSVVKNGDTWDVVITSNIEAPVDKVLEAATHPENGHDLVPENLLKTEILKEDGNTKTVDIVARLDILPPGFKVQNIRTEYTYYPQDKRFTTKSIDFKLADITADYKFEPSADGKGTVVKLNQKSKDKSPLILDTLQKQALCETFSIQMKVVRRGLGLDEKPAS